In Paenibacillus durus, the DNA window CCCTCGCGGCTGTTCTTGCAGATCATACTGCCAGGGGCGGCTCCCTCTATTTTGCTGGGGGTCCGTACGTCGATTATCTTGCTGTTGGCTATTCTGGTGGCCGGAGAAATGCTGGGAGGCTTGGCCGGTCTCGGCTGGCTGCTTCATTGGTCCAGCAATTACTACTCGTCCCCGTATGCCACGACGCCAATCTTTGCCGTTGGGCTATGTATTTCCCTGATTGGCGTCGCTCTGAGCGCCGTATTGCGCAAGCTGGAACGCGATCTGTTTTTCTGGAAGCCTCTTGAATCCGCATGGAGTGCGGCGCCCGCCCCCCGTAAGCTGCGAGGCAGGCCAAACCGTATTTTTGCGGTTACCGTATTGTCCGCTATGTTGCTGATTCTCGTGGCTGGTGGCGCGTCAACAAGCCGGCTGAGCAGAACGAACGGCAGCTTCTCGGGAGAGGGTGATGTGCCTTCGCCATCCGCCAGCGATCACAGCGGCCACATGTCACATGAGCATTCGTCGCCTGCAGCCGGGCATTCCGGTCATTCAGGCCATACTTCGCCATCCGCTTCACCGGTACAGTCCGGACATCCTTAACAGATCTGGCGATAAATAAATTGTGTCGGGAGGAACGTAAGTGAATGTGTTAACAAAGCTTGGCAAGCGTTATACTGTCGTCATCGCCTTCCTCGTCCTGTGGGAAGCCAGTGTAAGGTTCGAATGGGTAGACCCCCAATTCATTCCTCCGCTCACGCGGGTGCTTCAGTTCATCGGCGAACAGGCGGCAACAGGAGCGCTGGCGCACCATCTGCTGATTAGCCTGGGGCGCGCCGCCGGAGGACTGGCCATCGCCCTGATTGCAGGTGTGCCGCTCGGAATAGCCCTGGCCGGCTGGCCGGACAAGATCCGTATTGCCACCAGGCCGGTGCTGGAGTGGCTCTCTCACATCAATCCCTTTGTTGTGTTTCACATCATCATCGTATTCATGGGAGCCGGCGAGCCCACGAAAGTCTCGATTATCGCCTGGGCCTGCATTTGGCCGATTATGTTCAGCACGCTGTCCGGGATGATCCATGCCGACGCAGACATTGTCAAAGCGGCGCGTTCATTTGGGCTAAGCCGCCTTCGGCTGACGACGAAAGTCCTGCTTCCCTTAGCCTTCCCCTCCATCTTGACCGGAACACGTCTAGCTGCGGGCTATGCGCTGCTGTTTCTGATCGCGGCTGAAATGATGGGATCCAGCTCCGGCCTGGGCTTCATGATTTATACGGCGCAAGCCAATTATCAGATTGTGGAGATGTTCTCCGGAGTTTTGATTATTGCGGTCCTGGCCATCGTGCTGGACGGAATCATGTCAGCGGCAGGCAAATGGCTAGGCCATCCCGCTATAAAATGACAACCAATATAATAATGTTACAAATTTTCGAACTGAACGATTTATGTAAGTTCATGCGTTGACAATCATGAAAGTCTTAGAATAAGCTTTAATCTATAAATCTCATAAGAATTATCGGATTAAAGAAAGTTGACCAGTAAGCTGGAGACTAACGTTCTTCCCCTCGGGAAGTTCGTTTAGTCTCTTTTTTATATTACACCGAGGCAGGTGATGAAGGGCTGAATAGTTGCATCTTTATATGTTAAAATTTAACTTAAATTAAAATTTTTAGGAGTGTGAGAAAGATGGCAGATGGTAAAAAGAAATGGGTTATTATTTCCGTAGTCGCCGCTTTGGTGGTAGTAGGAATCGGCGTGGGCAGCTACTTGGGGCAGACGAAGAAAGGAATCGGCATCCAAGGCGCCGCAGGGTTATCGACCTTAAAGAACGCAGGGTTTGACCCGGCCAAATCCGGCAAGAAGGTGTACACCATCAAAACCGACACCAAGGTCAACTGCTCCTCCACACCATGGGTGATTGCCGAGAAAAAAGGCTTTTTCGCCGAGGAAGGGATCAATGTGGAATATACCGGCGAGCTGACTACCGCACAAGTACTTCCCTCCATCTTGAACGGAACGAACAATGTCTCCAGCACCCATGTTAACAATATCGCCACCTATATCGCCGGCGGGGCCAAAATCAAGGGCGTTACGATCGGCGGAGTTGAACCGAAGCCGGATGTTGATGAAAAATATCATCACATGAAATTCTATGTCAGCCCCAAGGCGGGTGTTTCTTCCCTGGATGAGCTGATCAAGAAGAAGAAGGGTGAGAAAATTACGATCAACGGCACCGTACCGAGCTGCACAACCTTTATCGCCACCAACGCATTCGACCATCTGGGCTTCAAGCGTGATCAAATCAAGTTTGTCGCTTTCGAAAGCGACACGGCGGCCTTGCAGGCCAACCAGCAGGGCAATATTGACATCGTCGGCGTCCATCCACCCTTTTACAAGTTGGCAAAGGACTCCGGTCTGATCGAAATTTTCGACACGGCGGATACCGGACTCGGCGAAGCGGCAGGCACAACCTTCTACTACTTCACGGAACAATTTATCAAGGATAATCCCGAAGCCATCCAGGGCTTTGTCAACGCGATTAAGAAAGCGCAGGACTGGATCGTCAACCCGGCGCATGAGGAAGAAGCGATCAAGCTGACCGGCGACTATATCGGCCAACCGGTAAACGCCGTGCACTACTACTACACTGGAAAAGGATTCCAGGACAAGCTGATCCAGCCTTGGATTGATGACCTCGTTGTATCCGGATCCTTGAAGAAGGATCAGCTTCACGTCAATGACCTGATCACCACCCAGTTTGACCCTAGCTGAAATGCCATTATGCAAAGGAAAAGCGGCGATTATTCGCCGCTTAATTACAACCAATAGTTGAGGGAGAACCCGATTATGACTAAAAAACTGAGACAAATCGCATTTTACGGCAAAAGAGGACTCGGCAAATCCACCACTTCGCAAAACACCCTGGCTCAGCTGACCGTTCCCACTCCGATCGATATGGACGAACTGGAACGGCTGCTGATTGATTTCAGTGTGGTAGAGGATGAGGACACGGCTCTGCAGACGCAAGCCCCTAAGTAAGGAGGATGGAAACGCGATGAAATGGATCATTTCGGTTCATCGGAAACTGTTAAGCTTTTATCTTTTTTTCCTGGTGCTGATCGTTTGGGAGCTTGCGCCGAGGCTGGGACTCGTTAGCAACGTATTTGTCCCGCCCTTCTCGCGGATCGTAAAGACCGGAGTCGAACTGGGACTGACAAACATTTTTCTCTACATTTCCATCAGCCTGAAAAGAGTGTTTGTCGGCTTTGTCCTGGCTACCATTTTGGCCCTGCCGCTTGGCTTTATTCTGGCCGGAGCCATGCCGAAGCTGGCCGCATTTCTCCACCCTCTCACCAAATTTCTCTCCAGCATCCCGCCGTTTATTCTATTTCCGGTCTTCGTTATCATTATCGGAATCGGAGAGGGAGGCATCTATACGGTTATCTTCTGGTCGTCGTTCTGGCCGATATTGTTCACGACCATAGCCGGTATTCAGAATGTCGATCCGCTGCTGATCCGGTCGGCCAAATCCATGAATGCGGGCAAACTGGTGATCTTCACAAAGGTGATCCTGCCCGGCGCCTCGCCGACATTGATCACCGGACTCCGTACCGGACTGACCATGAGCTTCTTCATGCTGATCGGTTCGGAGAGCATGGGCGCCGATTCCGGTATGGGCTGGATGATCCACAATGCCCAAAGCATGGGGTTTGTCGAGCGCATTTACCTTGGAGCCATTATGGTTGCAGGCGTCGGTCTGGCGCTCAATTATGTGCTTGAATACCTGGAGAGTGCAGTGCTGCATTGGCGGCAGGCTCCCGATTCAAGCCATAAAGCCGCGGCCTAGCCGGATCTTATCTTAAGTAAAGGAGGACGAGACGGGTTCCATGAATTCCACCGCAGTCAAGCTTAAAAAAATCGGCATCGGCAGCATCCCGATCCTGTTGTTCTTCATTTTCTGGGAGATCGGCGCCCGAATCATTCCGAAGGGCGTCATCTCGCCTCCCAGCGACGCGATTCTAGCCATCTTCCGCTCGGCATTCTCCGACGTGCTGCTGGGGCAGACGCTAATCAGCCTGTACCGGGTGCTGCTCGGGTTCTTGCTCTCGCTGATTATCGGTATTCCGCTCGGATTTTTGCTCGGTACCTTTTTTAGTTCGGCGGAAAAAGCGTTGCTGCCTTTCTTCCGCACCTGCGAGAAGCTGAACCCCTTCGCGATCATTCCGATTTTCATGATCTTCTTCGGAATCGGAACTTCGGAAAAGGTGGTCGTCATCTTCTGGTCTGCGCTCTGGCCCGTACTGTTTAATACGATGTCCGGAGCCAAGGATATCGATTACAACCTGCTGCGGGCGGCACGGTCCATGGGAGCTACGCGCAGAGAGCTGTTTACCAAGGTCGTCCTGCCGTTCACCGCGCCCAATATTTTTATCGGTATTGAATTTGCCGCCCAGCTATCGTTCTTCATGATTATCGCATCTGAAGTCATCGGTGCCAGCACGGGGCTCGGATGGTATTACATCAACTCTACCGCCCGCTATGATCTGCCGCTCATGTACGGCATCGTCCTGTTCATCACCGTGCTGGGCATTATCATCAACCTGTTGTTCGCCAGACTGAAAAAGCGCTTTCTGGTATGGAAAGAAGCGTCACAGCTTCACTAAACATTGGAGCTTTGTACCATTTGCCTGTCCGTTCGAAACGGCCGCAGGGCCGCAGGCGGTCACCGAGCCGGCTGCCGGAATGAAGCACCAAAGATCAAACGCCTCCGTTCCATTCGCGATCAGCGATGGATCGGAGGCGTTTCTTTTTTCCTAAGTGTGCTATATCTATGATCTAAGGATTCCCTCACCTTGAACTCATTAGGGTCATCCTCTGCCCTCTCCCGGTCTGTGCTGACTAACCTCTACACGAACCCGTCTTGTGTGCATGAACCGCCAGCCCGTCAGCAGAGCCGCCGCCAGACTGATTGCCGCTGAAGTGATTAACACGACATGCATGCCCGCCAGAAAAATATCGGGACGGTCCGGGATCAAACCGGTGACGCGATAGCCGGCTTTGCCGCTCATCACATGGAACAAGGTGGTGGTGGCAATGGTAATGCCGACGACCATACCGATATTGCGCACCAGCGAATTCACGCTGCCCGCCGAACCGAGCTCAGTGCGGGGCACTGTGGACATAATCAGGGAGTTGTTAGGGGACTGAAACAGTCCGTTGCCAACCCCTAGCATCGCGATCCATACACCCACGAGCCAGACTGGACTCCCGTCATGAAGCTGAGCCAGTCCGAATTGGGCGATGACCATGACGACCAGTCCGGCAAATGTAAGAAATTCCGAGCCGATCTTGTCCGACAAAGCGCCGCTCAGCGGGGCGATGACTACCATGCTTATCGGAAACAGCATGAGCAGAAAGCCCGCCGAAGACGGAGACAGGCCAAGCATGTTCTGTGTGTAGAATGGCGAAATAATGTTAAAGCAGAAGTTGGCGGCGAATACGAGAAACCCGCAAAGAATGCTGAGCGAGAACAGCGGATTCTTGAAGAGATTCAATTGCAGCAGCGGCTCGGGCCTCCGCAGCTCCACCTGGAGAAAGGCGATAAAGGCTAGTACGGCAGCGCAGAGCGCAATTATTATGCCGGTACTCCCGTATCCATGCTGCTGTCCGAGCAGAAGGCCCGTAAACAGAGCAATAATGAAACATGCGAACAGCAGGCTTCCGGGAATGTCGACTCTCGCCTTCACCTGGATCAGATCTTTCGGGAGCACCTTCCAGCCAAGGAAGATTGCCATCAAGCCGATCGGAACATTCACCCAGAAGATATACTCCCAGCCGAGATTGGCAACAATAATGCCGCCAAGGCTTGGACCGGCGATACTTCCAAGAGAAACGAAGGTGCCCATAAGCCCGAGCGCCTTCCCCCGCTCCGTTGCCGGAAAAATATCCGTCACAATACCCTGGCTGTTCGCCATGGTCATTGATGCGCCCATCGCCTGAACAACCCTGGCCGCCACCAGCACCGGCAGCGAACCGCTCAGCCCGCACAGCAAGGAACCAAGGATGAAGACGACCGTGCCGATCTTGAACAGTCTAATCTTGCCGGCGATATCTCCAAGTCTTCCGAAGAACAGAATCGCCGCGCAAATCGCCATCAGATAGCCGGTGGTCACCCATTCGATCTGTGCGATCGGCAGATTCAGCTTCTCCGACAGCACCGGCAGAGCAATGTTCACAATGCTTCCGTCCAAGGTGGACATGAAAATAAACAGATTTAATACAATAAGAATCAGCCAGCGGCGGCCCTGTACGCCGGCATCCTCTTGATAAGTTCCCCGATTAATTGTGCTCATAAGCCACCTCTTTTTCGCATGTACCGATTTAGTTGCATACGCAACTATCTACAATTCAAAGTGTACTGCAATTTTGTTGCGCGCGCAACTATATTGCGGTAAAATTTTTTTATCATGATGAAAGCATGCGAATATGAACCCGATATCCCGAAAGGAGTGCTTATGAAAGAATCCGATCCTAATAAAAAAGAACCGATCGGTAAGCTGATCTCCTATATTCACCGAACTCAACTGAAACGCATGTCCCGC includes these proteins:
- a CDS encoding ABC transporter substrate-binding protein, translating into MADGKKKWVIISVVAALVVVGIGVGSYLGQTKKGIGIQGAAGLSTLKNAGFDPAKSGKKVYTIKTDTKVNCSSTPWVIAEKKGFFAEEGINVEYTGELTTAQVLPSILNGTNNVSSTHVNNIATYIAGGAKIKGVTIGGVEPKPDVDEKYHHMKFYVSPKAGVSSLDELIKKKKGEKITINGTVPSCTTFIATNAFDHLGFKRDQIKFVAFESDTAALQANQQGNIDIVGVHPPFYKLAKDSGLIEIFDTADTGLGEAAGTTFYYFTEQFIKDNPEAIQGFVNAIKKAQDWIVNPAHEEEAIKLTGDYIGQPVNAVHYYYTGKGFQDKLIQPWIDDLVVSGSLKKDQLHVNDLITTQFDPS
- a CDS encoding ABC transporter permease, coding for MATRNIPVLLLVCLRLSGIALLCILWEVLPRSGLVNPTFFPPLSAVLQEIAALLRDQHLLGHTIATLWRVVAGIVLAALLAVPAGAILGYWLPSLAAGLNPLFRILAQVNPFSLMTVFLLFFGIGEKAKLIIVAWVAFWPLLHHVIGGVQNIDADLLKAARSMGTSPSRLFLQIILPGAAPSILLGVRTSIILLLAILVAGEMLGGLAGLGWLLHWSSNYYSSPYATTPIFAVGLCISLIGVALSAVLRKLERDLFFWKPLESAWSAAPAPRKLRGRPNRIFAVTVLSAMLLILVAGGASTSRLSRTNGSFSGEGDVPSPSASDHSGHMSHEHSSPAAGHSGHSGHTSPSASPVQSGHP
- a CDS encoding MFS transporter: MSTINRGTYQEDAGVQGRRWLILIVLNLFIFMSTLDGSIVNIALPVLSEKLNLPIAQIEWVTTGYLMAICAAILFFGRLGDIAGKIRLFKIGTVVFILGSLLCGLSGSLPVLVAARVVQAMGASMTMANSQGIVTDIFPATERGKALGLMGTFVSLGSIAGPSLGGIIVANLGWEYIFWVNVPIGLMAIFLGWKVLPKDLIQVKARVDIPGSLLFACFIIALFTGLLLGQQHGYGSTGIIIALCAAVLAFIAFLQVELRRPEPLLQLNLFKNPLFSLSILCGFLVFAANFCFNIISPFYTQNMLGLSPSSAGFLLMLFPISMVVIAPLSGALSDKIGSEFLTFAGLVVMVIAQFGLAQLHDGSPVWLVGVWIAMLGVGNGLFQSPNNSLIMSTVPRTELGSAGSVNSLVRNIGMVVGITIATTTLFHVMSGKAGYRVTGLIPDRPDIFLAGMHVVLITSAAISLAAALLTGWRFMHTRRVRVEVSQHRPGEGRG
- a CDS encoding ABC transporter permease, whose translation is MNVLTKLGKRYTVVIAFLVLWEASVRFEWVDPQFIPPLTRVLQFIGEQAATGALAHHLLISLGRAAGGLAIALIAGVPLGIALAGWPDKIRIATRPVLEWLSHINPFVVFHIIIVFMGAGEPTKVSIIAWACIWPIMFSTLSGMIHADADIVKAARSFGLSRLRLTTKVLLPLAFPSILTGTRLAAGYALLFLIAAEMMGSSSGLGFMIYTAQANYQIVEMFSGVLIIAVLAIVLDGIMSAAGKWLGHPAIK
- a CDS encoding ABC transporter permease, whose product is MKWIISVHRKLLSFYLFFLVLIVWELAPRLGLVSNVFVPPFSRIVKTGVELGLTNIFLYISISLKRVFVGFVLATILALPLGFILAGAMPKLAAFLHPLTKFLSSIPPFILFPVFVIIIGIGEGGIYTVIFWSSFWPILFTTIAGIQNVDPLLIRSAKSMNAGKLVIFTKVILPGASPTLITGLRTGLTMSFFMLIGSESMGADSGMGWMIHNAQSMGFVERIYLGAIMVAGVGLALNYVLEYLESAVLHWRQAPDSSHKAAA
- a CDS encoding ABC transporter permease, coding for MNSTAVKLKKIGIGSIPILLFFIFWEIGARIIPKGVISPPSDAILAIFRSAFSDVLLGQTLISLYRVLLGFLLSLIIGIPLGFLLGTFFSSAEKALLPFFRTCEKLNPFAIIPIFMIFFGIGTSEKVVVIFWSALWPVLFNTMSGAKDIDYNLLRAARSMGATRRELFTKVVLPFTAPNIFIGIEFAAQLSFFMIIASEVIGASTGLGWYYINSTARYDLPLMYGIVLFITVLGIIINLLFARLKKRFLVWKEASQLH